The following are encoded together in the Desulfobacterales bacterium genome:
- a CDS encoding twin-arginine translocase TatA/TatE family subunit, which translates to MLGGIGMPELMVILVIVLIVFGAGKLPEIGTAIGKSIRNFKKATTEIDEDKDKENKEKIEHQD; encoded by the coding sequence ATGTTAGGCGGAATTGGAATGCCAGAGTTAATGGTAATTCTTGTTATTGTTCTTATAGTTTTTGGAGCGGGCAAATTGCCAGAAATTGGAACAGCAATAGGCAAAAGCATACGGAATTTTAAAAAAGCGACAACCGAAATTGATGAAGATAAAGATAAAGAAAATAAAGAAAAAATAGAGCATCAAGATTAA
- a CDS encoding MoxR family ATPase has protein sequence MTTNKTHFAGSSKYVLDEELAKIVNISIALEMPLLLKGEPGTGKTMLAHAIAQSLNMPLIILNVKSSMKLIDALYQYDTLTRLNDSRFGDSKRDVSNIEEYIKMGKIGQAFVADERTILLIDEIDKADTDFQDDMLDVLDQMQFDIIEIDKTIGTKHRPVIIITSNAKKDLSDPFLGRCNFHHIAFPDPKMMRKIIDSHFSNIDDDLADNAIATFYKLREIDGIEKRPATRELINWIRALKADPDFNPKKLVKGEAPFLGILFKKSHDHEKATTFVTKRRLY, from the coding sequence ATGACAACAAATAAAACACACTTTGCAGGATCTTCTAAATATGTTCTTGATGAAGAACTTGCAAAAATTGTAAACATCTCAATTGCCCTTGAAATGCCTCTGCTCTTAAAAGGCGAGCCAGGAACAGGCAAAACAATGCTTGCTCATGCAATAGCTCAAAGTTTAAATATGCCTTTAATTATTCTTAATGTTAAATCAAGCATGAAACTTATAGATGCTTTATATCAATATGACACATTAACAAGACTTAATGATAGCCGATTCGGAGATTCAAAGCGTGATGTCAGCAACATCGAAGAATATATAAAAATGGGAAAGATCGGACAAGCTTTTGTTGCCGATGAAAGAACAATTCTTTTGATAGACGAAATAGACAAAGCTGACACTGATTTTCAAGATGACATGCTGGACGTTTTAGATCAAATGCAGTTTGATATTATAGAAATAGATAAGACTATAGGCACTAAACACAGGCCTGTAATAATAATAACGTCAAATGCTAAAAAAGACCTTTCGGATCCTTTTTTAGGAAGATGCAATTTCCATCATATCGCTTTTCCTGACCCTAAAATGATGAGAAAAATTATTGATTCACATTTTTCAAACATTGATGATGATCTTGCCGATAATGCTATTGCTACTTTTTATAAGCTTAGAGAGATTGATGGCATTGAAAAAAGACCCGCTACAAGGGAGCTTATAAATTGGATACGAGCTTTAAAAGCTGACCCTGATTTTAATCCAAAAAAATTAGTAAAAGGCGAAGCGCCATTTCTTGGCATTTTATTTAAAAAATCCCATGATCATGAAAAAGCAACAACTTTTGTAACAAAAAGAAGACTGTATTAA